One Natronosalvus halobius genomic region harbors:
- a CDS encoding QueT transporter family protein — protein sequence MRELVTMWRDTRMIMLVAVVAAVYVALLIPFAGFVIIPGITAVRPGNVIPVIFGLMFGPAAAWGSAIGNLINDIFAGQFGPGSAFGFVGNFFFGLIGYKLWGNLGPLSSNVEPDFRERPVRQFVEFVLIAVAASAVCAAIIAWGLELLGLFPFSVLGTIIFLNNTIAALILGPPLLYLTYPRIKSMGLLYPDLLHADDLPEAGATRAQTAAVGLLLVAIAWLAVGIAISLGLQDVPFAADQAETFGEGGATLQIALGAIAFLIVLGLTAISGERLSKLLG from the coding sequence ATGCGAGAGCTTGTCACGATGTGGCGGGATACGCGGATGATCATGCTCGTCGCGGTCGTCGCGGCGGTGTACGTTGCACTGTTGATTCCCTTCGCCGGGTTCGTCATCATCCCCGGCATAACGGCCGTCCGGCCAGGAAACGTTATTCCAGTGATCTTCGGACTTATGTTCGGCCCAGCGGCCGCGTGGGGGTCGGCCATTGGTAATCTGATCAACGACATCTTCGCGGGACAGTTCGGCCCCGGCAGCGCGTTCGGGTTCGTTGGGAACTTCTTCTTCGGCCTGATCGGCTACAAGCTCTGGGGGAACCTTGGCCCGCTCTCGAGCAACGTCGAACCCGACTTCCGTGAGCGTCCTGTCCGCCAGTTCGTCGAGTTCGTCCTGATCGCCGTCGCCGCCTCCGCCGTGTGTGCGGCAATCATCGCCTGGGGACTCGAACTGCTGGGACTGTTCCCCTTCTCGGTGCTCGGGACGATCATCTTCCTGAACAACACGATCGCCGCACTCATCCTCGGACCGCCGCTTTTGTATCTGACTTACCCGCGGATCAAGTCGATGGGACTGTTGTACCCTGATCTCCTCCACGCCGATGATCTTCCGGAGGCAGGGGCGACACGCGCTCAGACCGCCGCTGTCGGCCTCCTGTTGGTCGCGATCGCCTGGTTAGCCGTCGGGATCGCCATCTCGCTGGGGCTTCAGGACGTCCCGTTCGCCGCTGATCAGGCCGAAACCTTCGGCGAAGGTGGGGCGACCCTCCAGATCGCCCTCGGCGCGATTGCGTTCCTGATCGTGCTCGGTCTGACGGCAATTTCGGGCGAACGTCTCTCGAAGCTGCTAGGCTAA